In Nocardioides sp., the following proteins share a genomic window:
- a CDS encoding M6 family metalloprotease domain-containing protein, which translates to MSRATSTTHRRRAATGALAAGALLASTLVAATGSALSAPVESNAPASQPSGDTPRYRGAPVNPEPYTITQPDGTQIRAVNFGDALTQGVATAKGRNTLVRGNDGVWRYAKGLDADGDLVASSVVAGQGKAPKAAHGLAPAPAGAVDDSQTPKAGTGTDNQLVILVRFTDRAPVGTTEADWAAQYFGAANSVGSYYKQASKNQFTLAPAAETFGTANNGVVGWLSLPYAHPNTGIDTTAKETYVADAIKAANPYVNFKSFDTNNNGSLDTDELHITVIGAGYETSYSGTTGTCGSSIWGHRWNLASAGVPVPNVDAVNVGGLGYTTFGEWHCRSTDNPGHKATIGIMAHEFGHDINWPDLYDTDGSSEGIGNWSLMAGGSWGRLAGQQAGTSPTLPDAWSRMYQGWASPQVVTATTNNISVPTGGIVQMSPNPGGIDWIFHQQIGTGQYFLVENRQLTGYDASLPGCGLVAYRINEGVEINKPNRDETNPLVKVLEADGDNALALGGNRGTAGDPYPGTSNNRDLNNTTNPNTKLNNGTATNVAMHVDSTTCGATMQIDVTPPAVVPVVRPANDNFAAAKVISGTSGNQSQTTTNATVEVGEPTSTTSMSASVWFRWTAPASGTLTLTTAGSSYDTGLGVYTGTAVNALMLRASNDDENLDAGILTSRLSMSVVAGTTYAIQVSGYNDATGNLTLAHSFAPTATPTITPTVIPTVVPTITPTVAPTITPTVAPTIAPTVVPTVVVDTTAPDTKIVRKPKKRTYKRKFRFRFTSTEAGSHFVCKIDKRRVKPCTSPLRGKVKAGRKHVLRVWAIDAAGNKDATPAKYRWKVKRR; encoded by the coding sequence ATGTCGCGAGCGACTTCGACCACGCACCGCCGCCGGGCGGCTACCGGTGCCCTTGCCGCTGGTGCTCTGCTGGCCAGCACGCTCGTGGCGGCGACCGGATCGGCCCTCAGCGCGCCGGTGGAGTCGAATGCCCCGGCTTCGCAGCCGTCTGGTGACACCCCCCGATACCGTGGAGCCCCGGTCAACCCCGAGCCCTACACGATCACCCAGCCGGACGGGACGCAGATCCGGGCGGTCAACTTCGGCGACGCCCTCACCCAGGGGGTGGCGACGGCCAAGGGGCGCAACACCCTCGTCCGCGGCAACGACGGCGTGTGGCGCTACGCCAAGGGCCTGGACGCCGACGGCGACCTGGTGGCCTCCAGCGTGGTCGCGGGTCAGGGCAAGGCACCCAAGGCCGCGCACGGTCTGGCGCCTGCTCCCGCGGGGGCCGTGGACGACTCACAGACACCGAAGGCCGGCACCGGCACAGACAACCAGTTGGTGATCTTGGTGCGCTTCACCGACCGGGCTCCTGTGGGCACGACCGAGGCCGACTGGGCGGCGCAGTATTTCGGCGCCGCCAACAGCGTCGGCTCGTACTACAAGCAGGCCAGCAAGAACCAGTTCACCCTGGCACCCGCTGCTGAGACCTTCGGCACGGCCAACAACGGTGTCGTGGGCTGGCTGAGCCTGCCGTACGCCCACCCCAACACCGGCATCGACACCACCGCCAAGGAGACCTATGTCGCCGACGCCATCAAGGCGGCCAACCCGTACGTGAACTTCAAGTCGTTCGACACCAACAACAACGGTTCGCTCGACACCGACGAACTCCACATCACCGTGATCGGCGCCGGGTACGAAACCTCGTACTCCGGCACCACCGGCACCTGTGGTTCGAGCATCTGGGGACACCGGTGGAACCTGGCTTCGGCGGGCGTGCCCGTCCCCAACGTCGACGCGGTCAACGTGGGCGGCTTGGGCTATACGACCTTCGGTGAATGGCACTGCCGCTCCACCGACAATCCCGGCCACAAGGCAACCATCGGGATCATGGCCCACGAGTTCGGCCACGACATCAACTGGCCAGACCTCTACGACACCGACGGCTCGTCTGAGGGGATCGGCAACTGGAGCCTGATGGCCGGTGGCTCCTGGGGCCGACTCGCGGGTCAGCAGGCGGGCACATCGCCGACTCTTCCCGACGCGTGGTCGCGGATGTATCAGGGCTGGGCGTCACCACAGGTGGTTACCGCCACGACCAACAACATCTCGGTGCCGACCGGAGGCATCGTGCAGATGTCGCCGAACCCCGGTGGGATCGACTGGATCTTTCACCAGCAGATCGGCACGGGCCAATACTTCCTGGTGGAGAACCGTCAACTGACGGGGTACGACGCCTCGCTGCCTGGCTGTGGCCTGGTGGCGTACCGGATCAACGAAGGCGTCGAGATCAACAAGCCCAACCGGGACGAGACGAATCCGCTGGTCAAGGTGCTGGAGGCCGACGGTGACAACGCACTGGCACTCGGGGGCAATCGTGGCACGGCGGGTGATCCCTACCCGGGCACGAGCAACAACCGCGATCTCAACAACACCACCAACCCCAACACGAAGCTGAACAACGGCACCGCCACGAACGTCGCGATGCATGTGGACTCGACCACGTGTGGTGCCACCATGCAGATCGACGTCACGCCGCCCGCAGTTGTCCCGGTCGTACGCCCGGCCAACGACAATTTCGCCGCCGCCAAGGTGATTTCGGGGACCTCGGGCAACCAGAGCCAGACCACGACCAACGCCACCGTCGAGGTGGGCGAGCCCACCTCGACCACCTCGATGTCGGCCTCGGTGTGGTTCCGATGGACCGCGCCCGCGAGTGGCACCCTGACCCTGACGACGGCTGGCAGTTCGTACGACACCGGCCTCGGCGTGTACACCGGCACGGCGGTGAATGCGTTGATGCTGCGGGCGAGCAACGACGACGAGAACCTGGATGCCGGCATCCTGACGAGCAGACTGTCGATGTCCGTGGTCGCGGGCACGACGTACGCGATCCAGGTCAGTGGCTACAACGACGCGACCGGCAATCTGACTCTCGCGCACTCGTTCGCGCCGACCGCGACCCCGACGATCACCCCGACGGTCATTCCTACGGTGGTCCCCACGATTACGCCCACGGTCGCCCCGACCATCACGCCCACGGTCGCCCCGACCATCGCGCCCACAGTGGTCCCGACCGTGGTGGTCGACACGACCGCGCCCGACACCAAGATCGTGCGCAAGCCCAAGAAGCGCACCTACAAGCGCAAGTTCCGCTTCCGGTTCACCTCAACCGAGGCCGGCTCACACTTCGTGTGCAAGATCGACAAGCGTCGGGTCAAGCCGTGTACCTCACCGCTGCGCGGGAAGGTCAAGGCGGGCCGCAAGCACGTGCTTCGGGTCTGGGCGATCGACGCGGCGGGCAACAAGGACGCCACCCCGGCGAAGTATCGGTGGAAGGTCAAGCGCCGCTGA
- the msrB gene encoding peptide-methionine (R)-S-oxide reductase MsrB translates to MAYTVQKSDDEWRAALSPEEYAVLRQAGTERPFTGEYTDTETTGIYACKACGSELFESDTKFHSGCGWPSFYQPITDTVEYLEDNSHGMKRVEVRCANCGSHLGHVFPDGYGTPTGDRYCINSISLSLQDKPAISGA, encoded by the coding sequence ATGGCTTACACCGTGCAGAAGTCAGACGACGAGTGGCGTGCCGCCCTGTCGCCGGAGGAGTACGCGGTCTTGCGTCAGGCAGGCACTGAGAGGCCTTTCACCGGTGAATACACCGACACCGAGACGACCGGGATCTACGCCTGCAAGGCCTGCGGCAGCGAACTCTTCGAATCGGACACCAAGTTCCACTCCGGCTGCGGTTGGCCGTCCTTCTATCAGCCCATCACCGACACGGTGGAATACCTCGAAGACAACTCACACGGCATGAAGCGCGTCGAAGTGCGCTGCGCCAACTGCGGCTCACATCTGGGGCACGTCTTCCCCGATGGGTACGGCACGCCCACCGGGGATCGCTACTGCATCAACTCGATCTCATTGAGCCTGCAGGACAAACCCGCGATCAGCGGCGCTTGA
- a CDS encoding DNA polymerase domain-containing protein produces the protein MAKAAAAVVRAGERDVRVSSPDRVIYEATSRTPEITKLRVAQYFADVGDGLMRALRDRPTALERWTSGVRPGMRLATGPFDKGADAFYQKRVPKGAPDYLESVEITFPSGRNADEVCPTEIAVPVWCAQMGTLTFHPWPVRSSDVDRPDELRIDLDPQPGTTFTDAVRVAAVARDLLEEKGIRGFVKTSGNRGVHVFVRIQPRWEFLDVRHAAIGFGKELERRDERVTTAWWKEERGQRIFVDYNQNCRDRTIASAYSLRPLPGAPVSMPLSWERLASVTDPGEFNLVTVPQVLAEHGDAWAEIDDVAHDLTPLLDLFDGVEMSFPPDYPKMPGEPPRVQPSKKVASHWDDAGNRIES, from the coding sequence ATGGCGAAGGCAGCGGCCGCCGTGGTGCGGGCGGGGGAGCGCGACGTACGCGTCTCGAGTCCCGATCGGGTGATCTACGAAGCGACCTCGCGGACGCCCGAGATCACCAAGTTGAGGGTGGCCCAGTACTTCGCCGACGTGGGTGACGGCCTGATGCGGGCGCTGCGTGATCGCCCCACCGCGCTGGAGCGCTGGACCTCGGGCGTACGCCCCGGCATGCGACTCGCCACCGGCCCCTTCGACAAGGGCGCCGACGCGTTCTATCAAAAGCGGGTGCCTAAGGGGGCGCCCGACTATCTGGAGTCCGTCGAGATCACCTTTCCGAGTGGCCGCAACGCCGACGAGGTGTGTCCCACCGAGATCGCGGTACCGGTCTGGTGCGCGCAGATGGGCACGCTGACCTTCCACCCGTGGCCGGTGCGCAGCAGTGACGTGGATCGTCCAGACGAACTCCGGATCGACCTCGATCCTCAGCCCGGGACGACGTTCACCGACGCCGTCCGTGTCGCCGCCGTCGCGCGGGATTTGTTGGAGGAGAAGGGGATCCGCGGCTTCGTGAAGACCAGCGGCAACCGGGGTGTGCACGTGTTCGTACGCATCCAGCCACGCTGGGAGTTCCTGGACGTACGCCATGCGGCAATCGGGTTCGGCAAGGAACTCGAACGCCGTGACGAGCGCGTCACCACGGCCTGGTGGAAGGAAGAACGCGGCCAGCGGATTTTCGTGGACTACAACCAGAACTGTCGGGACCGGACGATCGCCTCGGCGTACTCCTTGCGACCGCTGCCTGGTGCTCCGGTTTCGATGCCCTTGTCCTGGGAGAGATTGGCCAGTGTGACCGACCCCGGCGAGTTCAATCTCGTGACCGTGCCGCAGGTGCTCGCCGAACACGGCGACGCCTGGGCCGAGATCGACGACGTCGCGCACGACCTGACTCCACTGCTTGACCTCTTCGACGGAGTGGAGATGTCGTTTCCACCCGACTACCCCAAGATGCCGGGGGAGCCGCCGCGCGTCCAGCCGAGCAAGAAGGTGGCATCTCATTGGGATGACGCCGGGAACAGGATCGAGTCATGA
- a CDS encoding glycosyltransferase family 4 protein, translating into MKVAYLVFNLTGPGGTTRSVISQANALVGLDHGHEVELVSVVRQADEPLYEVDPTIRLTWLNSTVRDPQLNAQGGPTQPSRLVPEEWDAQFDAAMDAGIAAGLPKIDADVIVTVTPALLTLARRFLPHTPVVHQEHRATSQRKGGLEPLLRTAPEAAAVVLLTAAERDWLCDRLGDTARLEVIPNPLPPVAFDRSTLDSRVIMTAGRLVAEKQYGHLIRAFARVADDLPGWRLRIFGDGPQRERLEDLAATRGIQDRVDLPGSTDDIATEWSRASIAALSSRAEGYPLVLQEAMAAGVPCVSYDCPSGPREIITDGTDGLLTPADDVPALAAGLQRVALDDRLRHDLGAAALVRSAEWDPATLALRWERLFEAIVSGGAAD; encoded by the coding sequence GTGAAGGTCGCGTACCTCGTCTTCAACCTCACCGGTCCCGGAGGTACGACCCGCTCGGTGATCAGTCAGGCCAACGCGTTGGTCGGCCTCGACCACGGGCATGAAGTCGAGTTGGTCAGTGTCGTACGCCAAGCAGATGAGCCGCTGTATGAGGTCGACCCGACGATCCGGCTGACCTGGCTCAACTCAACGGTCAGGGATCCCCAACTCAACGCCCAGGGAGGCCCAACTCAACCGTCGCGGTTGGTGCCGGAGGAGTGGGACGCGCAGTTCGACGCCGCGATGGACGCCGGGATCGCGGCGGGACTGCCGAAGATCGACGCGGACGTGATCGTCACGGTCACCCCGGCGCTGCTGACGCTGGCCCGGCGGTTCCTGCCGCACACGCCGGTCGTACACCAGGAGCACCGTGCGACCTCGCAACGCAAAGGCGGCCTGGAGCCACTGTTGCGTACGGCTCCCGAGGCGGCGGCCGTCGTGCTGCTCACCGCGGCCGAAAGAGACTGGCTGTGTGATCGTCTCGGTGACACCGCGCGCCTGGAGGTCATCCCCAACCCGTTGCCGCCGGTGGCGTTCGACCGTTCGACGCTGGACTCGCGGGTGATCATGACGGCAGGCCGATTGGTCGCCGAGAAGCAGTACGGCCACCTGATCCGGGCCTTTGCCCGTGTGGCAGACGACCTGCCCGGCTGGCGACTGCGGATCTTCGGCGACGGCCCCCAACGCGAGCGACTGGAAGACCTTGCGGCCACGCGGGGCATCCAGGACCGGGTCGACCTGCCCGGCAGCACCGACGACATCGCGACCGAGTGGTCACGGGCGTCGATCGCGGCCCTCTCGTCGCGCGCGGAGGGCTACCCGTTGGTGCTGCAGGAGGCGATGGCGGCCGGAGTGCCTTGCGTGTCGTACGACTGCCCGTCCGGCCCGCGCGAGATCATCACCGACGGCACTGACGGACTGCTCACACCGGCCGACGACGTGCCCGCGCTGGCCGCCGGGCTGCAACGGGTCGCACTCGACGACCGCTTGCGTCACGACCTTGGCGCGGCGGCGCTCGTCCGGTCGGCCGAGTGGGATCCGGCCACCCTCGCGCTGCGCTGGGAGCGCCTGTTCGAGGCGATCGTCAGCGGCGGCGCAGCCGACTGA
- a CDS encoding ATP-dependent DNA ligase, with protein MDLPVLPPVLPMLAKAVSGVPDPAKYGGLSFEPKWDGFRCLVFKDGDEVELASRNTKPLTRYFPELVEAMREQLPDRCVLDGEIFVAIGKRLEFEVLQERIHPAVSRITMLSEKTPASYVAFDVLALGDEDLRAQTFHTRRMRLEQALGGLTGPCYLTRTTTDTRLAEQWFHEFEGAGLDGVIAKPLGATYEPNKRTMLKIKHERTADVVVAGYREHKNSTPEQPLLGSLLLGLYNDDGELQHVGVSANFTAVRRAELIEELQALVVPIEEHPWGKWAEFMIANPDRVPGTGSRWSQGKDLSFTPLRPERVLEVKYDNMEGRRFRHTAHFKRWRPDRDPESCGYDQLEQPVKYDLSRILSVE; from the coding sequence GTGGACCTTCCCGTACTGCCGCCCGTGCTGCCGATGCTGGCCAAGGCGGTGTCGGGGGTCCCTGACCCCGCGAAGTACGGCGGCTTGAGTTTCGAACCCAAATGGGACGGCTTCCGTTGCCTGGTCTTCAAGGACGGCGACGAGGTCGAGCTCGCCAGTCGCAACACCAAGCCGCTGACTCGCTATTTCCCCGAACTGGTCGAGGCGATGCGTGAGCAGTTGCCCGATCGGTGTGTGCTGGACGGGGAGATCTTCGTGGCGATCGGCAAGCGCTTGGAGTTCGAGGTCTTGCAAGAGCGCATCCACCCGGCGGTCTCGCGGATCACCATGCTCAGCGAGAAGACGCCCGCGTCGTACGTCGCGTTCGACGTGCTGGCCCTGGGTGACGAGGACCTGAGGGCGCAAACATTCCATACGCGGCGCATGCGATTGGAGCAGGCACTCGGCGGCCTGACCGGTCCGTGCTACCTCACGCGTACGACCACCGACACCCGGCTTGCAGAGCAGTGGTTCCACGAGTTCGAAGGGGCCGGTCTCGACGGCGTGATCGCCAAGCCGCTCGGGGCGACGTACGAACCCAACAAACGCACCATGCTCAAGATCAAGCACGAGCGCACCGCCGACGTGGTGGTCGCGGGCTATCGCGAGCACAAGAACTCCACGCCCGAGCAGCCGTTGCTGGGCAGCCTGCTGCTCGGGCTCTACAACGACGACGGCGAGTTGCAGCACGTCGGGGTGAGCGCCAACTTCACCGCCGTACGCCGCGCGGAGCTGATCGAGGAACTCCAGGCGCTCGTCGTACCCATCGAGGAACATCCGTGGGGCAAGTGGGCGGAGTTCATGATCGCCAACCCCGACCGGGTTCCGGGCACGGGCAGTCGCTGGAGTCAGGGCAAGGACCTGTCGTTCACGCCCCTGCGCCCCGAGCGGGTGCTGGAAGTGAAGTACGACAACATGGAGGGCCGGCGCTTCCGGCACACAGCCCACTTCAAGCGCTGGCGTCCCGATCGGGACCCCGAATCTTGCGGCTATGACCAACTCGAACAGCCCGTGAAATACGACCTGTCTAGGATTCTTAGTGTCGAGTGA
- a CDS encoding DUF6174 domain-containing protein encodes MRRAALILALLGFVGLVVVFIWRAGADGREQDAARQLWESREPESYAFTYETCEGMCSPCPWRVSVKDGRAVEVTSNQRRCKMPVEQAFTIEDLFDKLSYYRRAREFGVSYDKRWGFPVRAYNHCGPGTDDCGSAFEISAFAVN; translated from the coding sequence ATGCGACGCGCGGCTCTCATTCTGGCACTCCTCGGCTTCGTCGGCCTGGTGGTCGTCTTCATCTGGCGCGCCGGGGCAGACGGGCGCGAGCAGGATGCAGCCAGGCAGTTGTGGGAGTCGCGCGAACCGGAGTCGTACGCATTCACCTATGAGACCTGCGAGGGGATGTGCTCGCCCTGCCCGTGGCGGGTGAGTGTGAAGGACGGCCGCGCCGTGGAAGTGACCAGCAACCAGAGACGTTGCAAGATGCCGGTCGAGCAGGCCTTCACGATCGAGGACCTCTTCGACAAGTTGAGCTACTACCGACGTGCCCGCGAGTTCGGCGTCAGCTACGACAAACGCTGGGGGTTCCCCGTGCGCGCCTACAACCACTGCGGGCCCGGAACCGACGATTGCGGGTCGGCGTTCGAGATCAGCGCCTTCGCAGTCAACTAG
- the glmU gene encoding bifunctional UDP-N-acetylglucosamine diphosphorylase/glucosamine-1-phosphate N-acetyltransferase GlmU, which yields MAHDVTVIVLAAGGGTRMKSKTMKVLHPVAGRSMVGHVLTAVRAVQPTQLVAVVGHQRDQVGPHIQQLAPDAVLAVQEVLDGTGGAVRIATQALKPKGTVLVLTGDTPLLEGASLKAFAEEHEAAQRAVSILTGVVERPTGYGRIVRNDEGDVEAIVEEKDASPEQRGIHEINSGILAFEAEFLLSALPRLSNDNANGEFYLTDTVGIAREDGLTVGAYQIHDVRQTEGANDRAQLAELGRELNQRIVNRWMKDGVTIMDPATTWIETDVVLEPDVTILPGTQLLGATLIREDAVVGPDTTLKDCEVGVGARVSRTHGELAVIGDGANVGPFTHLRPGTQLGAGGKIGSFAETKNAVIGENGKVPHLIYVGDAEIGADANIGAGTIFANYDGSKKHRTTVGARARVGSNNTLVAPVSVGEGAVTGGGAVIREDVPAGALAVSAGKQRNIEGHVERKRSGAAES from the coding sequence ATGGCTCATGACGTGACCGTGATCGTCCTCGCCGCCGGTGGCGGCACCCGGATGAAGTCCAAGACCATGAAGGTCCTCCACCCAGTCGCCGGGCGCAGCATGGTCGGTCACGTGCTTACCGCAGTCAGGGCGGTGCAACCGACCCAACTCGTCGCGGTCGTCGGCCACCAACGCGACCAGGTCGGCCCGCACATCCAGCAGCTCGCACCCGATGCGGTGCTCGCGGTCCAGGAGGTGCTCGACGGAACGGGTGGTGCCGTACGGATCGCCACTCAGGCGCTCAAACCCAAGGGCACGGTGCTGGTGCTGACCGGCGATACCCCACTGCTCGAAGGCGCGTCGCTCAAGGCGTTCGCCGAGGAGCACGAGGCAGCCCAGCGTGCCGTCAGCATCCTGACCGGAGTCGTCGAACGCCCCACCGGCTATGGCCGGATCGTGCGCAACGACGAGGGTGATGTCGAGGCGATCGTCGAGGAGAAGGACGCCAGCCCCGAGCAGCGCGGCATCCACGAGATCAACTCCGGCATTCTCGCGTTCGAGGCGGAGTTCCTGCTCAGCGCACTGCCGCGGCTGAGCAACGACAACGCCAACGGCGAGTTCTATCTGACCGACACCGTCGGCATCGCGCGCGAGGACGGGCTGACGGTCGGCGCGTATCAGATCCACGACGTACGCCAGACCGAGGGCGCCAACGACCGTGCTCAACTCGCCGAGCTCGGCCGCGAACTCAATCAGCGCATCGTCAACCGCTGGATGAAGGACGGCGTGACGATCATGGATCCGGCCACTACCTGGATCGAGACCGACGTCGTACTCGAACCCGACGTCACGATCCTGCCGGGCACCCAACTCCTCGGCGCCACCCTGATCAGGGAGGACGCTGTCGTCGGCCCGGACACCACTCTCAAGGACTGCGAGGTCGGCGTCGGTGCACGCGTCAGTCGTACGCACGGCGAACTCGCCGTGATCGGTGACGGCGCCAACGTCGGACCCTTCACCCACCTGCGCCCGGGCACCCAACTCGGCGCCGGCGGCAAGATCGGTTCCTTCGCCGAGACCAAGAACGCGGTCATCGGGGAGAACGGCAAGGTGCCCCACCTGATCTACGTCGGCGACGCCGAGATCGGAGCTGACGCCAACATCGGCGCAGGCACGATCTTCGCCAACTACGACGGGTCCAAGAAGCACCGGACCACCGTCGGCGCGCGGGCTCGGGTCGGGTCCAACAACACTCTCGTGGCGCCGGTCAGCGTCGGAGAAGGTGCGGTCACCGGTGGCGGCGCGGTCATCCGAGAGGACGTACCCGCGGGTGCGCTCGCCGTCTCGGCCGGCAAGCAACGCAACATCGAGGGCCACGTCGAACGCAAGCGATCGGGTGCGGCAGAATCCTGA
- a CDS encoding ribose-phosphate diphosphokinase: protein MTHAKTRKTTKKQLMVFTGRAHPGLAEDVVEELGTDLVPTIAYGFANSELYVRYEQSVRGCDAFVIQSHTAPVNEWIMEHLIMVDALKRASAKRVTVVLPFYGYARQDKKHRGREPISARLIADLFKTAGADRLICVDLHSDQIQGFFDGPVDHLFALPILADYVREKYAEQSLAVVSPDAGRIKVAERWSARLGGAPLAFIHKTRRTDRPNETVANRVVGEVKGRVCVLVDDMIDTGGTIVQAAEALVKDGAAGVIVAATHPILSGPAVERLVASPITEVVVTNTLPLTEEQRFDKLTVLSIAPLLSQAIKEVFEDGSVTKMFDGQA from the coding sequence GTGACCCACGCGAAGACCCGGAAGACCACCAAGAAACAGCTCATGGTCTTCACCGGACGCGCACATCCCGGCCTGGCCGAGGATGTCGTCGAGGAACTCGGCACAGACCTGGTCCCCACCATCGCGTACGGCTTCGCCAACTCCGAGCTCTACGTCCGATATGAGCAGTCGGTCCGCGGTTGCGACGCCTTCGTGATCCAGAGCCACACCGCGCCGGTCAACGAGTGGATCATGGAGCACCTGATCATGGTCGACGCGCTCAAGCGCGCGAGTGCCAAGCGGGTCACGGTGGTGCTGCCGTTCTACGGGTACGCCCGCCAGGACAAGAAGCACCGTGGCCGCGAGCCGATCAGTGCCCGGCTGATCGCCGACCTCTTCAAGACCGCAGGTGCCGACCGGCTGATCTGCGTGGACCTGCACTCCGACCAGATCCAGGGCTTCTTCGACGGCCCCGTCGACCACCTGTTCGCGCTGCCGATCCTGGCGGACTATGTCCGCGAGAAGTACGCCGAGCAGTCGCTTGCCGTCGTCTCACCAGACGCCGGCCGGATCAAGGTCGCCGAGCGTTGGTCGGCTCGCCTGGGTGGCGCACCCTTGGCGTTCATTCACAAGACCCGTCGTACGGACCGGCCCAACGAGACCGTCGCCAACCGCGTCGTGGGTGAGGTCAAGGGCCGGGTGTGCGTGCTGGTCGACGACATGATCGACACCGGTGGCACGATCGTGCAGGCCGCCGAAGCCTTGGTGAAGGACGGTGCCGCCGGAGTGATCGTCGCCGCGACCCACCCGATCCTGTCCGGCCCGGCGGTCGAGAGACTCGTTGCCAGCCCGATCACCGAGGTCGTCGTGACCAACACGCTGCCCTTGACCGAGGAGCAGCGCTTCGACAAGCTCACTGTGCTGTCGATCGCTCCGCTGCTGTCTCAGGCGATCAAGGAAGTCTTCGAGGACGGCTCCGTGACCAAGATGTTCGACGGCCAGGCCTGA